The following coding sequences are from one Anolis sagrei isolate rAnoSag1 chromosome 6, rAnoSag1.mat, whole genome shotgun sequence window:
- the PDSS1 gene encoding all trans-polyprenyl-diphosphate synthase PDSS1 has protein sequence MALSWRLLCCRCPCALPRFWRSLAWKRKATSDFLRESSSLSFPRMPSIFWRFHHTTVRTHSCGKAVSDEKYRDPFKLGRKDLKNLYEDIQKELRASTTDLREMCEYYFDGKGKAFRPMIVVLMARACNFHHNSSGEVQASQRSIALIAEMIHTASLVHDDVIDDANSRRGKLTVNHVWGERKAVLAGDFILAVASQTLARIGNTTIVSVLTRAIEDLVRGEFLQLGSKENENERFAHYLEKTFKKTASLIAHSCKAVSILACPDPKVHEIAYQYGKNIGIAFQLIDDVLDFTSCSEQLGKPVSADLKLGIATGPVLFACQQFPEINAMIMRRFNLPGDVQRAQEYVLQSGGIQQTTYLAQRYCHEAMREISKLRPSPERDALVQLAEIVLARDK, from the exons ATGGCCCTGTCCTGGAGGCTCCTCTGCTGCCGCTGCCCCTGCGCCCTACCCCGCTTCTGGAGGAGCCTGGCCTGGAAGAGGAAGGCC ACATCAGATTTTCTAAGAGAAAGTTCATCTTTATCATTTCCAAGAATGCCCAGTATATTTTGGCG GTTTCATCACACAACAGTGCGAACACATAGCTGTGGTAAAGCGGTCAGTGATGAAAAATACAGAGATCCTTTTAAACTCGGAAGGAAAGACTTAAAAAATCTCTATGAAGATATTCAAAAG gaATTACGGGCATCCACGACAGATCTTAGAGAAATGTGTGAATATTACTTTGATGGAAAAGGGAAGGCTTTTCGACCAATGATTGTGGTATTAATGGCTAGAGCGTGCAATTTTCATCACAACAGTTCTGG GGAGGTGCAGGCAAGCCAGCGTTCTATAGCTCTAATTGCAGAAATGATCCATACGGCTAGTCTGGTTCACGACGATGTAATTGATGATGCAAATTCACGAAGAGGAAAACTGACAGTTAATCATGTctggggagaaaggaag GCAGTCCTAGCTGGTGATTTCATCCTGGCCGTAGCATCACAAACTTTAGCACGTATTGGAAACACCACCATTGTTTCTGTGCTAACACGGGCAATTGAGGATCTGGTGCGTG GTGAATTTCTTCAGCTGGGttccaaagaaaatgaaaatgagaGATTTGCTCACTACCTCGAGAAAACCTTTAAGAAGACCGCTAGCCTTATAGCACACAGCTGTAAAGCA GTATCTATTCTAGCTTGCCCTGATCCCAAAGTTCATGAAATAGCGTACCAATATGGAAAAAATATTGGAATAGCATTTCAG CTCATAGATGATGTGCTGGATTTTACATCCTGTTCTGAGCAGTTAGGGAAGCCAGTGTCAGCAGACCTTAAGCTTGGAATAGCCACTGGTCCTGTATTATTTGCATGTCAGCAG TTTCCAGAAATCAATGCTATGATAATGAGGCGATTTAATTTGCCAGGAGATGTCCAACGTGCCCAGGAATATGTTTTACAG agtggAGGTATACAGCAGACCACTTACCTCGCCCAGCGCTACTGCCATGAAGCAATGAGAGAGATCAGCAAGCTCAGGCCCTCCCCGGAAAGAGATGCCCTTGTTCAGCTGGCAGAAATTGTTCTCGCCCGAGACAAATGA